The Ornithinimicrobium sufpigmenti genome includes the window GTCGCGGGCCGCGCGCTCGCTGATCTCGTGCAGCAGGTCGTCGATCTGGCCCTTGGTCGGCTTGAGCACGACCTCGGGGTCGACCAGACCGGTGGGCCGGATGATCTGCTCCACCACGCCGTCGGCCTTGGCCATCTCGTAGTCGCCGGGCGTGGCCGAGAGGTAGACGGTCTGGCCGATCCGCTCCAGGAACTCCTCCCACTTCAGCGGCCGGTTGTCCATCGCACTGGGCAGGCGGAAGCCGTGCTCGACGAGCGTGCGCTTGCGGGACATGTCACCCTCGTACATGGCGCCGATCTGGGGCACGGTGACGTGCGACTCGTCGATGACGAGGAGGAAGTCCTCCGGGAAGTAGTCGAGGAGACAGTTGGGGGCCGAGCCCGGCCCGCGGCCGTCGATGTGCCGCGAGTAGTTCTCAATGCCGGAACAGGACCCGACCTGGCGCATCATCTCGATGTCGTAGGTGGTCCGCATCCGTAGCCGCTGGGCCTCCAGCAGCTTCCCCTGGCGCTCGAAGCTCTCCAGCTGCTCGGCGAGCTCTGTCTCGATGCCGGCGATCGCCCGCTCCATCCGCTCCGGGCCGGCGACGTAGTGGGAGGCGGGGAAGACGTACATCTCCTGCTCCTCGCGCACCACCTCACCGGTGAGCGGGTGCAGGGTGTAGAGCCGGTCGACCTCGTCGCCGAAGAACTCGACCCGCACCGCGAGCTCTTCGTACTGCGGGATGATCTCGACGGTGTCGCCGCGCACCCGGAAGGTGCCGCGGGTGAACGCGGCGTCGTTGCGGGCGTACTGCATGGTGACGAACTGGCGCAGCAGCCCGTCCCGCTCGATCGTGTCGCCGACCCGGAGACGGACCATGCGGTCGACGTACTCCTGCGGCGTGCCCAGGCCGTAGATGCAGGACACGGAGGCGACCACGACCACATCGCGTCGGGTGAGCAGGCTGTTGGTCGCCGAGTGCCGCAGCCGCTCCACCTCGTCGTTGACCGAGGAGTCCTTCTCGATGTAGGTGTCGCTCTGCGGGACGTAGGCCTCGGGCTGGTAGTAGTCGTAGTAGCTCACGAAGTACTCGACCGCGTTGTGCGGGAGCAGCTCGCGGAACTCGTTGGCCAGCTGGGCGGCCAGCGTCTTGTTGGGCGCCATCACCAGGGTCGGGCGCTGCACCTGCTCGACCAGCCAGGCGGTGGTGGCGGACTTGCCGGTGCCGGTGGCACCGAGCAGGACGACGTCCTGCTCGCCGGCGTTGATGCGGGTGGCGAGGTCGGCGATCGCCCTCGGCTGGTCGCCGCCCGGGGAGAAGTCGGACTCGACCCGGAAGGGGTGGACCGCGCGCTGCAGATCGGTGACGGGTCTCATAGCACTCACGCTAACGCCGAGGACTGACAGACCCTTCCCGCGGCGTCGACCCGGGCCCGCGGGGGCGCCTTCCGCAACGGCGGCCGCGGACTCAGGCGGGCAGGCGCCGCTGGTCGTGCAGGACGTCGGCCCAGGTGCGGGCCAGCACCGGTGGCAGGGTGTCGTCGTCCAGGGCCCGTTGCAGGTGCTCCAGCTGGCCAGGGGTCCAGCGGAAGCCGGGAGCAGCGCGACCCACGACGAGCCCGAGCGCCTGACCCCGCCGGGCGACGGGCACCATCGTGCGCAGGTACTCCGCCACCAGGGGGTCGACCAGCTCGCGTTGCTCCGCGGACCACAGCCCCCGGGCCAGCGCGCCGATCTCCCTGTTGGTCGTCCCCTCGTCAGCCATCCGCGCCAGTGCCTGGGCCTTCGCCGACGGCTCGGGCCGGGCCGCCGCGACCGCCAGCGCGGCCAGCTGACCTGCGGCCGACGGGTCCCGCTCCTGCTCCGCGCGCACCAGGTCACCGGTGCTGTGCTCGGTGTCGGCACCGAGCTCGGCGAGCCGGCGGAGCACCTCCCAGCGCTCCTCCTGGGACAGCGGGCCGTGGCCGGCACCCGCCCTGAGCCAGCCGGCGAGCAGGTCGGCGTCGTGCAGCGCCCCCGCGCCGACCGAGACCGCGGTCTGCACCACAGCGGTCGCGACCTGCGATGCACCCAGGAGGCGGAGCGCTACCCGGCCCAGCCGTTCCAGCAGCTCCCCCACCTCGCCCGCGGGGACGACCTGCCGCACGACCGCGGCAGACCGGCTCAGCACGTGGGCCACGACGAAGTCGGTCTCTTCCCCCGGCAGGTGCTGCTCGACCGCCTTCACCAGCAGCGCCGGTGCGGTCTCGCCCCGGGTCGCCAGCTCCAGCAGCGTCGCCCACAGCATCACTCGCGGGTGCCCGTCCGGCACCCGCCCGAGCACCTGCAGAGCCCGGTCCAGGGTGACCTCGTCGAGGGCGACCCGGGCGAAGGTCTCGCCGGTGCTGTTGGGCACGACCAGGTCTGCGGGCGCCAGCAGCACGGTGGGATCCTCGGGCGTGAGGCCCACGACCTGCTCCCACGCCTGTTCCACCCGGTCAGCCACGTCGTCGTCCCTGCTCACGGCATACCCACTCACCCGCACGCGATGCGGACGCCGCGCCCGGGCTGCGGAACCGGAGCGCTCGTCGACGCCCGGGACCAGCCGCAGCGTCAGCCCCTGCCGCCCCTCCGCGGCGGCGTCACTGTCCTCCAGGGCCCCGGCCGTGACCGCCCCAGGCTCCCGTGCTGGTCGCTCGAGCTCGAGCACGTCGGTGCCCGGCACCCGGAGCCAGGCCTCCACCCACCCGGTGACGTCCTTGTCGGTGACCGACTGCAGCGAGCCCACGAAGTCGTCCAGGGAGGCCGTGCCGAACCGGGCGCCGGTCAGGTGCCGGTTCACCCCGGCGAAGAAGGTGTCCTCCCCCAGCCAGAAGGCCAGCTGGCGCAGGGTCGAGTTGCCCTTGGCGTAGGAGATGGGGTCGAAGTTGTTGAAGGCGGAGTCGACGTCCGGCACGTCCTCGGGCCGGGGCGCGACCGGGTGCGTGGACGGCCGGGCGTCCGCGGCGTACCCGCCCGCCTTGCGGCCCAGGTCGAACTCCGCCAGGGCCCCCGGCGCGGCGCCGGTGGCGCCGGCGACCAGAAAGCCCAGGTAGTCGGCGAACGACTCGTTCAGCCAGGTGTCCTCCCACCAGCGGAAGGTCACCAGGTCGCCGAACCACATGTGCGCCATCTCGTGCGCGATCGTCATCGCCCGCTGGCGGGCCAGCACCGCCGGCGTGGTGCCCTGCGGCAGCAGCTCGTCGCGGTAGCTGACGCAGCCCGGGTTCTCCATCGCGCCCCAGTTGTGGCCCGGGACGAAGATCTGGTCGTAGGAGTCGAAGGCGTAGGGCTCCTCGAAGCGTTCCGCGTACCAGTCGTAGGCGGTGACGGTCTGCTCGCGCAGCATCGGCAGGTCCCGGTCCAGGTCGGCGGCCAGCGATGCGCGGGCGTGCCAGCCGAACGGCCGGCCGTCGTGCTCCCAGGTACGGCTCGCCCAGGGGCCGGCACAGACCGTGACGAGGTAGGTGGACAGCGGCGGTGTGGTGGCGAAGGTCCACCGGGTGGGGTCGTGGCCCGCCACCTCCCTCGCGTCCGGCGCCTGCTCCGGTATGCCGTTCGACAGCACCGTGGCACCGGGGCGGGCAGTGACCGAGACCGTGAACGGCGCCTTCAGGTCCGGCTGGTCGAAGCAGGCGAAGACGCGGCGGTTGACGTCCATCCCGCCGTAGCAGCCCAGGTAGACGGCACCGTCGGCGGGGTCGACGAAACGGTGCATCCCGTCACCGTCGGTGACGTAGGGCATCCGCGCGGTGATGACCGCGATGTTCTGCTCCGCCAGGTCGGACAGGTGCACCTGGTCGTCGCGGTAGCAGCCGGGGGCGAGCGGGCGGCCGTTGAGCTGCACCCTGACCTCGACGGACCGCTGCAGGTTCAGGAAGGTGGACGCGCCGGGCGGGGCGGCGAAGCTCACCGTGGTGGTGGCGACGAAGTGCTCGTCGCCGGTCAGGTCGAGGTGGACCTGGTATGCGGCGTCGGAGACGACCTGGGAGCGGGCTCGGGCGTCGGTCAGGGTGAGGGACACCCTGCAGACCCTATCGACCCACATCTTCGGGAGACGGCGAAGGCCCGCCCACCCTGAGGGTGGACGGGCCTTCGGCGTCAGGCGTACCGACGATCGACGCGATCAGCCGCCGGTCAGCTTCTCCCGCAGCGCGGCGAGGGCCTCGTCGGAGGCCAGCGTGCCGCCGGCGTCCTCCGGGGTCTCGCTGGAGTAGGTCGACGCCGTGGGCGCGACCTCGACACCGTCGGTGGAGTCGGCCTCGGCGGCCGCCTCGACCTGGGCCTTGTGGGCCTCCCAGCGGGCGTGGGCGTCGGCGTACTCCTTCTCCCACTTCTCGCGCTGGGCCTCGAAGCCCTCGAGCCACTCGTTGGTCTCCGGGTCGAAGCCCTCGGGGTACTTGTAGTTCCCCTCCTCGTCGTACTCGGCAGCCATGCCGTAGAGGGTCGGGTCGAACTCCTGGGCCACGGCGTCGTTGGCCTGCTTGAGCGACAGCGAGATGCGGCGGCGCTCCAGGTCGATGTCGATGACCTTGACGAAGACCTCGCCACCGACAGTGACGATCTGCTCCGGCAGCTCCACGTGGCGCTCGGCCAGCTCGGAGATGTGGACCAGGCCCTCGATGCCGTCCTCGACGCGCACGAACGCACCGAAGGGCACCAGCTTGGTGACCTTGCCCGGCACGACCTGGCCGATGGCGTGGGTGCGGGCGAAGGTCTGCCACGGGTCCTCGAGCGTCGCCTTCAGCGACAGCGAGACACGCTCGCGGTCCATGTCGACGTCGAGCACCTCGACGGTGACCTCGTCACCGACCTCGACGACCTCACCCGGGTGGTCGATGTGCTTCCAGGACAGCTCGGAGACGTGCACGAGGCCGTCCACGCCGCCACCGAGGTCGACGAAGGCACCGAAGTTGACGATGCTGGAGACGACGCCGGACCGGACCTGGCCCTTCTGCAGCTCCTTGAGGAAGGTGGTGCGGACCTCGGACTGGGTCTGCTCCAGCCAGGCGCGGCGGGACAGGACCACGTTGTTGCGGTTCTTGTCCAGCTCGATGATCTTGGCCTCGATCTCGCGGCCCACGTAGGGCTGCAGGTCGCGGACGCGACGCATCTCGACCAGGGAGGCGGGCAGGAAGCCGCGCAGGCCGATGTCCAGGATGAGGCCGCCCTTGACGACCTCGATGACGGTGCCGGTGACGACGCCGTCCTCTTCCTTGATCTGCTCGATGGAACCCCAGGCGCGCTCGTACTGGGCGCGCTTCTTCGACAGGATCAGCCGGCCCTCCTTGTCCTCCTTCTGGAGGACCAGGGCCTCGACCTCGTCGCCGACGCTGACGACCTCGGAGGGGTCGACGTCGTGCTTGATGGCCAGCTCGCGCGAGGGGATGACACCCTCGGTCTTGTAGCCGATGTCGAGCAGGACCTCGTCCCGGTCGACCTTGACGATGACCCCCTCGACGATGTCTCCGTCGTTGAAGTTCTTGATCGTGGCGTCGATCGCCGCGAGCAGTTCCTCCTCAGATCCGATGTCGTTGACAGCGATCTGGGAGATGGGCCTTTCGGCCGTGGTTGCAGTCATGTAGTAGGGGCTCCGATTGTGGACACGGTGGATGGACGATGTGGATGATGCTGGTGCGAGGCGCGCCGCGCCGACGGCCCCGGAACGGGGCAGCAGGCAGCGCACGAAACGCGCCCTGACAGACTAACGGGCGGCCGCCACCGAGGTCAAAGCGGGTGCGCAGGGGATGACCGGGCCAGACGGACCGAGACGACGCGCCGCCCGGACGGGACGCGGACCAGGTCCGGGTCCAGGACCAGGACCAGGACCGCGGCCAGGACAGGACGGGGCCCAGACTAGGACCGTGAGCTCTCCCACCACTCCCCCGACCCCTGACCGCGTGACCCGCCGCCCCGTGGACCACGAGGAGACGGTGCGTGCCGACCGCGCCTGGTGGGACGCCGAGGCCGAGGACTACTACGCCCAGCACGGCGGCTTCCTCGGTGACGCCGAGCTGGTGTGGGGGCCGGAGGGCTGGACCGAGGCCGACCTCGGCCTGCTCGGACCGCTCGCCGGGGCCGACGTGCTCGAGGTGGGCGCCGGGGCCGCCCAGGGCGGGCGCTGGTGCGCGCGACAGGGCGCGCGGGTCCTGGCCACCGACCTGTCCGCCGGCATGCTGCGGGTGGCGCGTCGGGTCGACGCCCGCGACCAGGCCGCGGGCACAGCGTCCGGCACCGCCCCGGCCGGCCCCACCGCATACCTGCAGTGCGACGGCGCACGCCTGCCGCTGGCGGACTCCTCGTTCGACATCGTGATGACCGCCCACGGCGTGCTGGCCTTCGTCCCTGACGCCGAGCAGGCGCTGCGGGAGTGGGCCCGGGTCCTACGTCCGGGCGGGCGGTGCGTCTTCTCCCTGCCCCACCCGTTCCGCTGGGCGCTGCCGGACGTGCCCGGACCCGAGGGGCTGGTCGTGCGGCACTCCTACTTCGACCGACGGGCCTACGTCGAGGAGACCGACGAGGGGCGTGCGACGTATGCCGAGTACCACCGCACCATCGGCGACCTGATCCGCGCGGTGGTCGCCTCGGGCCTGGTCCTGGAGGACCTGGTCGAGCCACCGTGGCCGGCCGGACGCGACCACGTCTGGGGTGGCTGGAGCCGCACGCGCGGCGAGCTGGTGCCGGGGACGGCGATCGTGGTCGCCCGACGGCCCTGACCCGCCGTCTCGCCCCCGCGCCGAAACATCACGATCCGGACACACTCCGGCGACATGCTGTTTGACTCGCCGCACGTTCCCCTATGCTCACCCCAGCCATGCGCCAGTTCGGGGCATGGAGTCCGACCCGTGAACCAGGCTGGAGGAGCAGTGCCGCCCACCACCCCCTACCGGGAGCGTCCTCGCGCCCGGAGACCCCTGCATGCCTTGGGGCTCCTGTTGATGACGCTGTTCGTCTTCAACATCCTCTCCCCGTCCCCCGCGCTGGCCCAGACGCCGGACGACCCCTCGCAGGTCAACCTCGAGGAGCACGACCAGAGCATCACGGTGAACCTCCGCAACGACAACGAACCGGTGGAGGGGGCCCGAGTGGTCGTCTCCGGCGGTGGGTACGAGGCGGAGGCCACGACGAACGACCGCGGCCAGGCCCGGATCGGCGTGCCGACCACCGACCCCTACGAGGTCCTGGTCGACGAGGAGACGCTGCCCGAGGGCATCGCGGTCACCGGGGAGAACCCGCTGACCGTCAACTACGGCTCCCAGTTCTTCCAGCCGGGCAACTTCTTCCTCGGCGAGGGCGAGCGGGAGACGGCGAGCTTCGCCTCCCAGTTCACCGAACGGCTGATGAACGGGGTCAACTTCGGCCTCATGCTGGCGCTGGCCTCCATCGGACTGTCGTTGATCTTCGGCACCACCGGGCTCACCAACTTCGCCCACGCGGAGATGGTCACCTTCGGCGCGGTGATGGCCTACTTCGTCGGCGTGACGATCGCGCTCCCCATCTGGGTGGCCATCCCGCTGGCGGTGCTGCTCAGCGGGGCGCTGGGGTGGGCCGTCGACGCCTCCATCTGGCGACCCCTCCGCCGTCGCGGCATCGGGTTGGTCCAGCTGATGATCCTCACCATCGGCCTGTCCCTGGCCGGTCGCTATGTCTTCCAGATGTTCATCGGCGGCGGGACCCTCCAGCTTCCTGGCGCCGGCGGCATCCGGCACCAGATCATCGGGCCGATCCGGTTGAGCACCATCGACATGGTGAGCATGGGGATCAGCCTGACCGTGCTGATCCTGGTCGCGCTGTGGTTGCTGCGCACCCGCACCGGCAAGGCCACCCGGGCCGTCGCGGACAACCGGTCCCTGGCCTCCGCCAGCGGCATCGACGTCGAGGCCGTCACCCGGCTGGTGTGGGTCGCCGGCGGCGCGCTCGCGGGCCTGTCCGGCATCCTGTGGGCCTACTTCCGCCCCGGGATCAAGTGGGACATGGGTGTGCAGATCCTGCTGCTGATCTTCGCCGCCGTCGTCCTGGGCGGGCTGGGCACGGCCTTCGGCGCCCTCATCGGCGCCCTGGCGATCGGCATCCTCGTCGAGGTCTCCACCCTGTGGATCCCCTCGGACATCAAGTACGTCGGTGCGCTGGGCGTGCTGATCCTCATCCTCCTCGTCCGGCCGCAGGGACTCCTGGGTCGACGAGCACGCATCGGATAACGGAGGGATTGCGATGGACTGGGGCCAGATCCTCAACAACACCGCGAGCTTCATCCTGTCGCCGGAGACCATCGGCTTCATGCTCGCCGCC containing:
- a CDS encoding branched-chain amino acid ABC transporter permease, which codes for MTLFVFNILSPSPALAQTPDDPSQVNLEEHDQSITVNLRNDNEPVEGARVVVSGGGYEAEATTNDRGQARIGVPTTDPYEVLVDEETLPEGIAVTGENPLTVNYGSQFFQPGNFFLGEGERETASFASQFTERLMNGVNFGLMLALASIGLSLIFGTTGLTNFAHAEMVTFGAVMAYFVGVTIALPIWVAIPLAVLLSGALGWAVDASIWRPLRRRGIGLVQLMILTIGLSLAGRYVFQMFIGGGTLQLPGAGGIRHQIIGPIRLSTIDMVSMGISLTVLILVALWLLRTRTGKATRAVADNRSLASASGIDVEAVTRLVWVAGGALAGLSGILWAYFRPGIKWDMGVQILLLIFAAVVLGGLGTAFGALIGALAIGILVEVSTLWIPSDIKYVGALGVLILILLVRPQGLLGRRARIG
- a CDS encoding class I SAM-dependent methyltransferase, giving the protein MSSPTTPPTPDRVTRRPVDHEETVRADRAWWDAEAEDYYAQHGGFLGDAELVWGPEGWTEADLGLLGPLAGADVLEVGAGAAQGGRWCARQGARVLATDLSAGMLRVARRVDARDQAAGTASGTAPAGPTAYLQCDGARLPLADSSFDIVMTAHGVLAFVPDAEQALREWARVLRPGGRCVFSLPHPFRWALPDVPGPEGLVVRHSYFDRRAYVEETDEGRATYAEYHRTIGDLIRAVVASGLVLEDLVEPPWPAGRDHVWGGWSRTRGELVPGTAIVVARRP
- the rpsA gene encoding 30S ribosomal protein S1, which translates into the protein MTATTAERPISQIAVNDIGSEEELLAAIDATIKNFNDGDIVEGVIVKVDRDEVLLDIGYKTEGVIPSRELAIKHDVDPSEVVSVGDEVEALVLQKEDKEGRLILSKKRAQYERAWGSIEQIKEEDGVVTGTVIEVVKGGLILDIGLRGFLPASLVEMRRVRDLQPYVGREIEAKIIELDKNRNNVVLSRRAWLEQTQSEVRTTFLKELQKGQVRSGVVSSIVNFGAFVDLGGGVDGLVHVSELSWKHIDHPGEVVEVGDEVTVEVLDVDMDRERVSLSLKATLEDPWQTFARTHAIGQVVPGKVTKLVPFGAFVRVEDGIEGLVHISELAERHVELPEQIVTVGGEVFVKVIDIDLERRRISLSLKQANDAVAQEFDPTLYGMAAEYDEEGNYKYPEGFDPETNEWLEGFEAQREKWEKEYADAHARWEAHKAQVEAAAEADSTDGVEVAPTASTYSSETPEDAGGTLASDEALAALREKLTGG
- the pepN gene encoding aminopeptidase N, which encodes MSLTLTDARARSQVVSDAAYQVHLDLTGDEHFVATTTVSFAAPPGASTFLNLQRSVEVRVQLNGRPLAPGCYRDDQVHLSDLAEQNIAVITARMPYVTDGDGMHRFVDPADGAVYLGCYGGMDVNRRVFACFDQPDLKAPFTVSVTARPGATVLSNGIPEQAPDAREVAGHDPTRWTFATTPPLSTYLVTVCAGPWASRTWEHDGRPFGWHARASLAADLDRDLPMLREQTVTAYDWYAERFEEPYAFDSYDQIFVPGHNWGAMENPGCVSYRDELLPQGTTPAVLARQRAMTIAHEMAHMWFGDLVTFRWWEDTWLNESFADYLGFLVAGATGAAPGALAEFDLGRKAGGYAADARPSTHPVAPRPEDVPDVDSAFNNFDPISYAKGNSTLRQLAFWLGEDTFFAGVNRHLTGARFGTASLDDFVGSLQSVTDKDVTGWVEAWLRVPGTDVLELERPAREPGAVTAGALEDSDAAAEGRQGLTLRLVPGVDERSGSAARARRPHRVRVSGYAVSRDDDVADRVEQAWEQVVGLTPEDPTVLLAPADLVVPNSTGETFARVALDEVTLDRALQVLGRVPDGHPRVMLWATLLELATRGETAPALLVKAVEQHLPGEETDFVVAHVLSRSAAVVRQVVPAGEVGELLERLGRVALRLLGASQVATAVVQTAVSVGAGALHDADLLAGWLRAGAGHGPLSQEERWEVLRRLAELGADTEHSTGDLVRAEQERDPSAAGQLAALAVAAARPEPSAKAQALARMADEGTTNREIGALARGLWSAEQRELVDPLVAEYLRTMVPVARRGQALGLVVGRAAPGFRWTPGQLEHLQRALDDDTLPPVLARTWADVLHDQRRLPA
- the uvrB gene encoding excinuclease ABC subunit UvrB: MRPVTDLQRAVHPFRVESDFSPGGDQPRAIADLATRINAGEQDVVLLGATGTGKSATTAWLVEQVQRPTLVMAPNKTLAAQLANEFRELLPHNAVEYFVSYYDYYQPEAYVPQSDTYIEKDSSVNDEVERLRHSATNSLLTRRDVVVVASVSCIYGLGTPQEYVDRMVRLRVGDTIERDGLLRQFVTMQYARNDAAFTRGTFRVRGDTVEIIPQYEELAVRVEFFGDEVDRLYTLHPLTGEVVREEQEMYVFPASHYVAGPERMERAIAGIETELAEQLESFERQGKLLEAQRLRMRTTYDIEMMRQVGSCSGIENYSRHIDGRGPGSAPNCLLDYFPEDFLLVIDESHVTVPQIGAMYEGDMSRKRTLVEHGFRLPSAMDNRPLKWEEFLERIGQTVYLSATPGDYEMAKADGVVEQIIRPTGLVDPEVVLKPTKGQIDDLLHEISERAARDERVLVTTLTKKMAEDLTDYLLDKGVRVRYLHSEVDTLRRVELLRELRLGEYDVLVGINLLREGLDLPEVSLVSILDADKEGFLRSARSLIQTIGRAARNVSGQVHMYADTVTPSMQEAIDETNRRRERQVAHNLEHGIDPTPLRKRIADITDLLEREDADTEALLGSGRSQSRGRGRGRGAAVAVGTTVLERRATDDMPATELATLIHELSDQMHQAATDLHFELAARLRDEISELKKELRQMREATG